Proteins from a single region of Novosphingobium sp. CECT 9465:
- a CDS encoding GntR family transcriptional regulator: protein MIISDESAECSQPCNAPITHGDERSGVSVMAGAATVQSGAAGLNEDDDQSITHRAYVQIRAGLISCRLKPGSRLKIAQLQRDLDISQAAAREGLSRLAAEGLVTIERNSGFRAVPLSVDGYRELADACLTIELPLLRSSIARSDFAWEGALLSAYHISSRVLAQVGDDEISMDAYVRHREDFHRILFAKCGNQWLLRAWSQLYAQQMRYRHTFRELARYERGLPEDYRKFLDAVIEHRAEDAEKLWRENHDKVVAFIEANLKHPLPDAGKSRRKPKQ from the coding sequence ATGATCATTTCCGATGAATCAGCAGAATGCAGCCAGCCTTGTAACGCGCCCATCACACATGGCGATGAGCGATCTGGCGTGAGCGTAATGGCGGGCGCGGCAACAGTCCAATCCGGTGCCGCCGGACTGAACGAGGACGATGACCAGAGCATTACGCACCGGGCTTACGTGCAGATCCGTGCAGGGCTGATTTCCTGTCGGCTCAAACCGGGATCGCGGTTGAAAATCGCGCAGTTGCAACGCGATCTCGATATCAGCCAGGCAGCGGCTCGCGAAGGACTGTCGCGGCTTGCCGCCGAAGGCCTTGTCACGATTGAGCGCAACAGCGGATTTCGGGCCGTACCGCTTTCGGTTGATGGCTATCGTGAACTTGCCGATGCTTGTCTGACCATCGAACTCCCCTTGCTGCGTTCATCTATTGCACGCAGCGATTTTGCATGGGAAGGTGCGCTGCTTTCAGCCTATCACATCTCATCGCGCGTGTTGGCGCAAGTGGGTGACGACGAGATCAGCATGGACGCTTACGTGCGCCATCGCGAGGATTTCCACCGGATACTGTTCGCCAAATGCGGAAACCAGTGGCTGCTGCGCGCATGGTCGCAACTTTATGCCCAGCAGATGCGATACCGCCATACTTTCCGCGAACTGGCACGGTATGAACGTGGCTTGCCTGAAGACTACCGCAAGTTTCTCGACGCGGTGATCGAGCATCGTGCCGAAGATGCCGAAAAGCTGTGGCGCGAAAATCACGACAAGGTCGTCGCCTTTATCGAAGCGAACCTCAAGCATCCCTTGCCCGATGCGGGAAAATCGCGGCGGAAGCCCAAACAGTAG
- a CDS encoding VOC family protein has translation MVAYATVGTNDAASALEFYDALLSPFGMARYFDHPRGGAIYGKDGKTTFGVLAPFDGALATVGNGSMTGFALESRAEVDAFHAKALELGGSCEGEPGLRGPEEMGMYFTYVRDREGNKLCAFKVG, from the coding sequence ATGGTAGCTTATGCAACCGTCGGCACGAACGATGCCGCCAGCGCGCTGGAATTCTATGACGCCCTGCTAAGCCCGTTTGGCATGGCACGTTATTTCGATCATCCGCGCGGCGGCGCGATCTATGGCAAGGACGGCAAGACCACCTTTGGCGTACTGGCCCCCTTCGATGGCGCACTGGCGACCGTCGGCAATGGTTCGATGACGGGATTTGCGCTGGAAAGTCGCGCCGAAGTCGATGCCTTCCATGCCAAGGCGCTGGAACTGGGCGGTTCGTGCGAGGGCGAGCCGGGTCTGCGCGGGCCAGAGGAAATGGGCATGTACTTCACGTATGTGCGTGACCGCGAAGGCAACAAGCTTTGCGCGTTCAAGGTCGGCTGA
- a CDS encoding SDR family NAD(P)-dependent oxidoreductase — protein MNRLDGKTAFVTGAGRGIGRAIARLFAAEGARVVVTSRTSANVDKVVAEITATGGNAIGVACDVSREDDITAAIAATAEAFGGLDILVNNAFDLSTVQSSVNDLSVEQLMQQFQTGPIACLRTMQAAYPYLKRSGAGRVINFASSVGVIGAAGFAPYAMAKEAIRALSRVAAREWGADAITVNNILPIAQTDSFDATTADDAGTPTWVPNSPIARLGSPDLDIAPVALFLASADARFMTGYSLTPDGGFIIDTAR, from the coding sequence ATGAATCGTCTGGACGGGAAAACAGCGTTTGTCACCGGCGCGGGCCGCGGCATTGGCCGTGCCATTGCCCGGCTGTTTGCAGCCGAAGGCGCGCGCGTTGTCGTCACATCACGCACCAGCGCGAATGTGGACAAAGTGGTGGCCGAAATCACGGCGACCGGCGGCAACGCGATTGGCGTTGCCTGTGACGTGTCTCGCGAAGACGACATAACCGCGGCCATTGCCGCCACGGCTGAGGCATTCGGCGGACTGGATATTCTGGTCAACAACGCGTTCGACCTGTCTACGGTGCAATCATCGGTCAACGATCTGTCGGTTGAACAATTGATGCAGCAGTTCCAGACCGGGCCAATCGCCTGCCTGCGCACGATGCAGGCTGCCTATCCCTATCTGAAGCGTAGCGGCGCGGGCCGGGTCATCAACTTCGCATCGTCGGTGGGCGTGATCGGCGCCGCGGGTTTTGCGCCCTATGCCATGGCCAAGGAAGCGATCCGCGCACTGAGCCGGGTGGCGGCGCGCGAATGGGGCGCAGATGCCATCACCGTGAACAACATCCTGCCGATTGCACAGACCGATTCGTTCGATGCGACCACGGCGGACGACGCCGGTACACCGACATGGGTGCCCAACTCCCCCATTGCGCGGCTGGGTTCCCCTGATCTCGACATCGCGCCGGTGGCGCTGTTCCTCGCAAGTGCCGATGCGCGCTTCATGACCGGATACAGCCTGACGCCGGACGGCGGGTTCATCATCGATACGGCACGCTGA
- a CDS encoding SDR family NAD(P)-dependent oxidoreductase — translation MRRLEGKIAVITGGAGGLGSATAERFVSEGATVVVADLFEDRAKDTAQRIGGGSIGLHFDCGDPSSIEAGVAEVIARFGKIDILFNNAAATSKEVNLQDRTAVDIPLEIWDLVMNVNVRGVMLGCKYAIPHMIAAGGGSIINTASDSGLMGDNVRIAYGTSKAAVIGLTKYVAAQHGRQGIRCNAILPGPIINDSLAAYPDLVKRIKRQSLTSRIGIPADIAAMAAFLAADESEYITGQAYSVDGGHAAHQPQMADMREIEAPELPPVDTF, via the coding sequence ATGCGCAGGCTTGAAGGAAAAATCGCGGTTATAACGGGTGGTGCCGGCGGCCTTGGTTCGGCAACCGCAGAGCGGTTCGTCAGCGAAGGCGCGACCGTCGTTGTCGCCGATCTTTTCGAAGATCGGGCAAAGGATACCGCCCAACGCATTGGCGGCGGGTCCATCGGACTGCATTTCGATTGCGGCGATCCTTCGTCCATCGAAGCCGGCGTCGCAGAAGTGATTGCGCGCTTTGGCAAGATCGACATCCTGTTCAACAATGCAGCGGCCACTTCGAAGGAAGTGAACCTGCAGGATCGCACCGCCGTCGATATCCCGCTGGAAATCTGGGATCTGGTCATGAACGTCAATGTGCGGGGGGTGATGCTGGGGTGCAAATATGCCATCCCGCACATGATCGCCGCCGGCGGTGGTTCGATCATCAACACGGCATCGGATTCGGGCCTGATGGGCGATAACGTCCGCATCGCCTATGGCACCTCGAAAGCCGCAGTGATCGGCCTGACCAAATATGTCGCCGCGCAACATGGGCGGCAGGGCATCCGCTGCAACGCCATTCTGCCGGGGCCGATCATCAACGACAGCCTTGCCGCGTATCCAGACCTCGTGAAGCGTATCAAGCGCCAATCGCTGACCTCACGGATCGGCATTCCGGCAGACATTGCTGCGATGGCCGCGTTTCTTGCGGCAGATGAATCCGAATACATCACCGGACAGGCCTATTCGGTCGATGGTGGCCACGCCGCCCATCAGCCACAGATGGCAGACATGCGCGAAATCGAAGCCCCCGAACTGCCGCCGGTAGACACTTTCTGA
- a CDS encoding EthD domain-containing protein → MWRITAFLKRHPGLTRKEFILQAEALMTRIADHRGAPVRVILNLPMDPLPVELATMFGDRFDAVVELWFADAPSANAALAQLAADEAIGALAASAIDQGGSHAWLAEVVPQIPPPPAFLKFVVAGQMADNFTLAEAQEYWRTEHPRLFLTVTDFVPYIVGYTQMHGRNELAPGAIDWLAAHDFYPMCAEMGLRSVEDVVTAYSMPSYLAIIRPDEEYFSKPGEMLSFASDRALAWDQGG, encoded by the coding sequence ATGTGGCGGATCACGGCTTTCCTGAAACGGCACCCCGGCCTGACGCGCAAGGAATTCATCCTGCAGGCAGAAGCGCTGATGACCCGGATCGCCGATCATCGGGGCGCCCCCGTGCGCGTCATCCTCAACCTTCCGATGGACCCGCTGCCCGTGGAACTGGCAACCATGTTCGGCGACAGGTTCGATGCCGTGGTCGAGCTGTGGTTTGCCGATGCGCCATCGGCAAATGCCGCGCTTGCACAATTGGCCGCAGACGAGGCCATCGGCGCATTGGCCGCTTCGGCAATTGACCAAGGTGGCAGCCACGCATGGCTGGCCGAAGTGGTCCCCCAGATACCGCCGCCGCCGGCGTTCCTGAAGTTCGTGGTTGCAGGCCAGATGGCCGATAACTTTACCTTGGCCGAAGCGCAGGAATACTGGCGGACAGAGCATCCGCGCCTGTTCCTGACGGTCACCGATTTTGTTCCCTATATCGTTGGCTACACCCAGATGCATGGCCGCAATGAATTGGCGCCGGGCGCCATCGATTGGCTGGCTGCTCACGATTTCTATCCGATGTGCGCCGAAATGGGGCTGCGCAGCGTGGAGGATGTCGTCACGGCTTATTCGATGCCCAGCTATCTTGCGATTATCCGGCCGGACGAGGAATACTTCAGCAAGCCCGGCGAGATGCTTTCGTTTGCTTCTGACCGCGCATTGGCATGGGATCAGGGCGGGTGA
- a CDS encoding 12-oxophytodienoate reductase yields MTIQERPIFRPLTVRNVSLRNRIVMAPMTRTASPGGIPSEPMAAYYRRRAEHGVGLIVSEGIGIDHPTALGVGSLGEGNMPELHGDAALARWREIVEGVHQAGGVIFPQLWHQGVIRTHNTGPHPEYMSSRPSGLWGPQGGYTTAPQPYLDQMLPPTTPMTDEEIVDVIAAFARSAANARDVGFDGIAIHGAHGYLPDSFFWHETNRREDRWGGRTLKERARFGAEVVKAIRAEVGDLPIMFRFSQWKTQDYDARLAQTPDELGDLLGALADAGVDIFDASTRYYHHPAFEGSPLTLAGWARKLTGLPTMAVGGIGLQNELKNSFAGEVDAVNNVPDVEARIAAGEFDLVGVGRSLISDPAWAEKVQAGEPFLPFHPRVLASVD; encoded by the coding sequence ATGACTATTCAGGAACGACCGATCTTTCGTCCGTTGACCGTGCGCAATGTCAGCTTGCGCAATCGTATCGTCATGGCACCAATGACGCGCACGGCATCGCCTGGCGGCATTCCTTCAGAACCGATGGCGGCCTATTACCGCCGCCGGGCCGAACACGGCGTCGGGCTGATCGTCAGCGAAGGCATCGGCATCGATCATCCCACCGCGCTTGGCGTGGGTTCGCTGGGCGAAGGCAACATGCCCGAACTGCATGGCGATGCGGCGCTGGCGCGCTGGCGGGAAATCGTTGAGGGTGTGCATCAGGCCGGTGGCGTGATCTTTCCACAATTGTGGCATCAGGGCGTGATCCGCACCCATAACACCGGGCCGCACCCTGAATACATGTCGTCGCGCCCATCGGGTCTTTGGGGACCACAGGGTGGCTACACCACCGCACCCCAACCCTATCTTGACCAGATGCTGCCCCCGACCACGCCGATGACCGATGAAGAGATCGTCGACGTCATCGCCGCGTTCGCACGCAGCGCCGCCAATGCCCGCGATGTCGGCTTCGATGGCATCGCCATCCACGGTGCGCATGGCTATCTGCCCGATTCGTTCTTCTGGCACGAAACCAATCGCCGCGAAGACCGCTGGGGCGGCCGCACACTGAAAGAACGCGCGCGCTTCGGCGCCGAAGTGGTGAAAGCGATCCGCGCCGAAGTGGGCGATCTGCCGATCATGTTCCGTTTTTCACAATGGAAGACCCAGGATTATGACGCACGTCTGGCCCAGACGCCGGACGAACTGGGCGACCTGCTGGGCGCGCTGGCTGATGCAGGCGTCGATATCTTCGATGCCAGCACCCGTTACTATCATCACCCTGCGTTCGAAGGTTCGCCTCTGACCCTGGCCGGCTGGGCGCGCAAGCTTACCGGTCTGCCAACGATGGCGGTCGGCGGCATCGGCCTGCAGAACGAATTGAAGAACAGCTTCGCCGGTGAAGTCGATGCCGTGAACAACGTGCCCGATGTGGAAGCGCGGATCGCGGCGGGCGAATTCGATCTGGTCGGCGTGGGCCGCTCGCTGATTTCCGATCCGGCATGGGCGGAAAAGGTGCAGGCGGGCGAACCGTTTCTGCCATTCCATCCCAGGGTCCTGGCCAGCGTAGAT
- a CDS encoding oxidoreductase — translation MSAGLQKRWFITGISTGFGRELARAVAQSGEKVLGTVRKAAQIAELAAEGIDAIVMDVNDQVAVDEGVRAATERLGGIDVLVNNAGFGMVGAIEALSLDEVRAVMETNFFGVLRVTQALIPAMRASGGTIVMISSMAGQIGFAGAGAYCASKFALEGLSDALGEELAPFGVNVLIVEPGAFRTDFAGRSMLAAEGSVDAYAGMQAGEAKHRAASYSGSEPGDPVKGAQAIVDIIRAGNMPRRLALGEDAVNGILHKLANVKNDVETWRQASLGTAFA, via the coding sequence ATGAGTGCAGGTCTGCAAAAGCGCTGGTTCATTACCGGAATTTCAACCGGGTTTGGCCGGGAACTGGCCCGCGCGGTCGCGCAATCGGGCGAAAAGGTATTGGGCACGGTGCGCAAGGCTGCGCAAATTGCCGAACTGGCCGCCGAGGGCATCGACGCCATCGTCATGGATGTGAACGATCAGGTGGCGGTCGATGAAGGAGTGCGCGCTGCAACCGAACGGCTCGGCGGAATAGACGTGCTGGTCAACAACGCTGGTTTCGGCATGGTCGGTGCCATCGAAGCGCTATCACTGGACGAAGTGCGCGCGGTGATGGAAACCAATTTCTTTGGCGTCCTGCGCGTCACACAGGCGCTGATCCCGGCAATGCGCGCCAGCGGCGGCACAATCGTGATGATTTCGTCCATGGCCGGCCAGATCGGCTTTGCCGGGGCGGGAGCCTACTGCGCCTCGAAGTTCGCGCTTGAAGGCTTGTCGGATGCGCTGGGGGAGGAACTGGCACCATTCGGCGTGAATGTCCTGATCGTTGAACCGGGTGCCTTCCGCACAGATTTTGCCGGGCGTTCCATGCTGGCGGCCGAAGGGTCCGTCGATGCCTACGCCGGAATGCAGGCTGGCGAGGCCAAGCATCGGGCCGCGTCGTACAGCGGGTCAGAGCCGGGAGATCCTGTGAAAGGCGCGCAGGCGATCGTCGACATCATCCGTGCAGGCAACATGCCACGTCGCCTGGCCCTGGGCGAAGACGCGGTCAACGGCATCCTGCATAAACTGGCCAATGTGAAGAATGACGTGGAAACGTGGCGCCAAGCCTCGCTCGGTACGGCATTCGCATGA
- a CDS encoding nuclear transport factor 2 family protein — protein MTDIATKPDSIIAVERWNTFWGARDLEGMKTVAADDFIQWHATVRKNLTKDEEFDMLVEALKVMQITFKNICLTPMNNDTVLQQCVADIAIEGAGTRNDVPFAMVFHTRGQKITKCEEYMDGMSLPPIEFTPQD, from the coding sequence ATGACCGATATCGCAACCAAGCCGGATTCGATCATTGCCGTTGAACGGTGGAACACGTTCTGGGGCGCGCGGGACCTTGAAGGCATGAAGACCGTCGCTGCTGACGATTTCATCCAGTGGCATGCGACCGTGCGCAAAAACCTGACCAAGGATGAAGAGTTCGACATGCTGGTCGAGGCGCTCAAGGTCATGCAGATCACGTTCAAGAACATCTGCCTGACGCCGATGAACAATGATACGGTACTGCAACAATGCGTTGCCGATATTGCCATCGAAGGCGCAGGGACGCGCAACGATGTGCCTTTCGCCATGGTGTTTCACACGCGCGGGCAGAAAATCACGAAGTGCGAGGAATATATGGACGG
- a CDS encoding NAD(P)/FAD-dependent oxidoreductase, giving the protein MSGNYDVVIAGAGHNALIVGCYLAKAGVKTLIVERSDRAGGSVATRELTGPGFKQDVCSVSHSLIQGNPLIRNDELQLLSKYGLQYNHPERISALLFDDGTVLEFWSDMERTAQSIARISPKDAGNYRRFVETVDKTLDLLVMGMFSVPPDPGAQAMMMNASPEGQELMRLQAISAWDLICEWIEHPKIRIALARYASETMLDPFDYGTGFGFYLILPYTYKFGLGIAVGGSGVLADALVRCFEDHGGQIRLNAQVDRILLEGQTARGVVLDSGEEIRAGKAVVAGLHVAQVFPHMVEGAELPPGFVHRVDVLKYASLQPMTVHLALKEPAHFVGQEIDDFYWVETGHADVDEFAQGFQELKRGIPRDDFAIYVQQFRADATRVPEGKAQLHIYAFAPLDLKDGGREKWDEIGEEWANRFIERLRTIAPNVTDENILGKHFMTPLDITRYNTSLVNGDIQHLAFYSWQLGGNRPVPGWGQYRMPIEGLYMTAGSTHPGGGVTGGPGRNAAQVIFEDLGLDFDSVTS; this is encoded by the coding sequence ATGTCTGGCAATTATGACGTGGTCATCGCAGGCGCCGGCCACAACGCGCTGATCGTGGGCTGCTATCTGGCAAAGGCAGGCGTAAAAACGCTGATCGTCGAGCGTTCGGACCGGGCCGGAGGCAGCGTGGCAACACGGGAACTGACCGGGCCGGGCTTCAAGCAGGACGTATGTTCGGTCAGCCATTCGCTGATCCAGGGCAATCCGCTGATCCGCAATGACGAACTTCAGCTGCTTTCCAAATACGGGCTGCAATACAATCATCCCGAACGCATCTCGGCACTGCTGTTCGATGATGGCACCGTGCTGGAATTCTGGAGCGACATGGAGCGCACCGCCCAGTCCATCGCCAGGATCAGTCCGAAGGATGCCGGCAACTATCGGCGGTTCGTGGAAACGGTCGACAAGACGCTCGACCTGCTGGTCATGGGCATGTTCAGCGTACCGCCCGATCCGGGCGCGCAGGCGATGATGATGAATGCCTCGCCCGAAGGGCAGGAACTGATGCGGTTGCAGGCGATCAGCGCATGGGATCTGATCTGCGAATGGATCGAGCACCCCAAGATCCGCATTGCGCTTGCGCGCTATGCATCGGAAACGATGCTCGACCCGTTCGATTACGGCACCGGCTTCGGCTTCTATCTCATCCTGCCCTATACCTACAAATTCGGCCTTGGCATCGCGGTGGGCGGATCGGGTGTGCTGGCTGACGCTCTGGTGCGCTGCTTCGAGGATCACGGCGGCCAGATCCGGCTGAACGCCCAGGTCGATCGCATCCTGCTGGAAGGCCAAACCGCGCGCGGGGTGGTGCTCGATTCCGGCGAGGAAATTCGTGCAGGCAAGGCGGTGGTTGCCGGGCTGCATGTGGCGCAGGTGTTTCCGCACATGGTGGAAGGTGCGGAGCTGCCACCGGGCTTCGTTCATCGCGTGGATGTGCTCAAATATGCATCGTTGCAGCCGATGACCGTCCATCTCGCCCTAAAGGAGCCAGCGCATTTCGTCGGACAGGAAATCGACGATTTCTACTGGGTCGAAACCGGCCATGCCGATGTCGACGAGTTTGCGCAGGGGTTTCAGGAGCTGAAGCGAGGTATTCCGCGCGACGATTTCGCCATTTATGTCCAGCAGTTCCGCGCCGATGCCACGCGCGTACCCGAAGGCAAGGCACAGTTGCACATCTATGCTTTCGCCCCGCTCGATCTCAAGGATGGCGGGCGCGAAAAGTGGGATGAAATCGGCGAGGAATGGGCCAATCGCTTCATCGAGAGGCTGCGCACCATCGCGCCTAACGTGACTGACGAGAATATTCTCGGCAAGCACTTCATGACGCCGCTCGATATTACGCGCTACAACACCAGCCTGGTGAACGGCGATATTCAGCATCTTGCCTTTTACAGCTGGCAGTTGGGCGGGAACCGCCCCGTGCCCGGATGGGGCCAGTATCGCATGCCGATCGAAGGATTGTACATGACGGCAGGGTCCACCCACCCCGGCGGCGGCGTGACCGGCGGGCCTGGTCGAAATGCGGCGCAAGTTATCTTCGAAGATCTGGGGCTGGATTTCGACAGCGTTACCAGCTGA
- a CDS encoding MFS transporter: MDITQNSENGTGMPGAIGLWALLLSSLFPMLGLFALGPALPAVAAAFPGDPNAEVMAQLIGGASGISFALSSPIIGGMIERWGYKRIYIASLVAFAIFGTLPVLLNSLPLILLTRVIMGMCVAGTMTAGLAGLATLPAHVRPGLYGRNAMMSSVGAVVIFPAVGAISTYGWRLPFLIHLIALAAVPMAMTLPTRSIPTSHSRTETGGRGLGVSPVLLVLAGFIGLVMYVGPMFSPFYLHTIDVTDPRLAALPLSGMSIGAMTMTGNYGRLHARLGAHKLFALTLVLSGIGLLIAGFAPNLPVFMVGMFCVSCGIALFAPNVNSHIAATSANPARGIGWAMSAMFAVQVAFPFLARAISQAAGPAGVFIAFGICALVPGLATVAMNRRRAHRLA, from the coding sequence GTGGATATCACGCAGAACAGCGAAAACGGAACCGGGATGCCCGGTGCGATCGGCCTGTGGGCGCTTCTGCTCAGTTCGTTGTTTCCGATGCTGGGGTTGTTTGCGCTTGGCCCCGCGTTGCCCGCAGTGGCTGCTGCCTTTCCGGGCGATCCCAACGCCGAAGTCATGGCGCAACTTATCGGCGGTGCCAGTGGTATCTCGTTTGCGCTCAGTTCGCCGATCATCGGCGGGATGATCGAACGTTGGGGATACAAGCGGATATACATAGCATCGCTGGTTGCGTTCGCGATCTTCGGGACCCTTCCCGTATTGCTCAACAGCCTGCCACTGATCCTGTTGACGCGGGTGATCATGGGCATGTGTGTTGCAGGAACGATGACGGCGGGCCTTGCAGGCCTTGCCACGCTTCCTGCGCACGTGCGCCCCGGTCTTTATGGTCGCAACGCCATGATGTCGAGCGTGGGGGCCGTCGTGATCTTTCCGGCAGTAGGGGCCATATCGACTTACGGTTGGCGCTTGCCGTTTCTGATCCACCTTATTGCGCTTGCGGCGGTGCCGATGGCGATGACATTGCCCACCCGGTCAATCCCCACCAGCCACTCGCGCACAGAAACCGGCGGGCGCGGGCTGGGCGTATCGCCAGTGCTGCTTGTGCTGGCGGGCTTCATCGGGCTTGTCATGTATGTCGGTCCCATGTTCTCGCCGTTCTACCTTCACACCATCGACGTGACGGACCCGCGCCTTGCTGCCCTGCCATTAAGCGGCATGTCCATCGGCGCGATGACGATGACAGGCAATTACGGACGGCTTCATGCCAGGCTGGGCGCGCACAAGCTGTTTGCGCTGACGCTGGTATTGTCTGGAATCGGCTTGCTGATCGCAGGTTTTGCGCCGAACCTGCCGGTGTTCATGGTGGGAATGTTCTGCGTTTCGTGCGGGATTGCGCTGTTTGCGCCCAACGTCAATTCGCACATCGCGGCCACATCCGCCAATCCGGCGCGCGGCATAGGCTGGGCGATGTCCGCCATGTTCGCTGTCCAGGTGGCGTTCCCCTTTCTCGCGCGTGCGATTTCACAGGCGGCGGGACCGGCCGGGGTATTCATCGCCTTCGGCATTTGTGCGCTGGTGCCCGGCCTCGCAACGGTAGCGATGAACCGACGCCGGGCGCACCGGCTTGCCTGA